A section of the Geoalkalibacter ferrihydriticus DSM 17813 genome encodes:
- the aroE gene encoding shikimate dehydrogenase, producing MTNNIFGTTRILGIFGDPVAHSLSPLMQNAALREAGIDAVYLPFHVLPDNLPQAVAALRPLNILGVNVTVPHKEAVLTLLDEVDENARLIGAVNTIVNRAGCLHGFNTDGAGFVQSLAGDLDFDPAGRRVLLLGAGGACRAALVALAQSGAAWIGVANRDPARARLLVDSFSSRFPGTAFAHLPLASSLWEQALGASDLVVNTTSLGLHGEEVPLPWACVPKKCCIYDMVYRRGGTPLWHAARAQGHPVADGLGMLAAQGERAFTLWTGRKPPFGVMKSRLLAELADN from the coding sequence ATGACAAACAACATCTTTGGAACGACACGCATTCTCGGCATTTTCGGCGATCCCGTCGCCCATTCCCTCTCGCCGCTGATGCAGAACGCCGCTTTGCGCGAGGCGGGTATCGATGCGGTCTATTTGCCTTTTCATGTCCTCCCTGACAATCTGCCGCAAGCCGTCGCGGCGTTGCGCCCACTGAATATTCTCGGGGTCAACGTGACCGTTCCGCACAAAGAGGCGGTGCTGACCCTGCTGGACGAGGTGGATGAAAATGCCCGTCTCATCGGCGCGGTCAATACCATCGTCAATCGCGCCGGCTGCCTGCACGGCTTCAATACCGACGGCGCGGGTTTTGTGCAAAGCCTGGCCGGCGATCTTGATTTTGATCCGGCCGGGCGCCGGGTTCTGCTCTTGGGCGCAGGCGGGGCCTGCCGCGCGGCACTGGTGGCGTTGGCGCAGTCCGGCGCAGCCTGGATCGGAGTGGCCAACCGCGACCCGGCGCGGGCACGCTTGCTTGTCGATTCATTTTCGTCCCGGTTCCCCGGCACAGCCTTTGCACATCTGCCTTTGGCATCATCTCTTTGGGAGCAGGCCCTGGGAGCCAGTGATTTGGTGGTCAATACCACAAGCCTTGGGCTGCATGGTGAAGAGGTGCCGCTGCCCTGGGCTTGTGTGCCGAAAAAGTGTTGTATCTACGACATGGTCTATCGGCGTGGCGGAACCCCTTTGTGGCATGCCGCACGGGCTCAGGGGCACCCGGTCGCCGATGGTTTAGGCATGCTGGCGGCTCAAGGGGAGCGGGCCTTCACATTGTGGACGGGACGCAAACCGCCCTTTGGCGTCATGAAATCCCGGCTTTTGGCAGAGTTGGCTGACAATTAA
- a CDS encoding bifunctional riboflavin kinase/FAD synthetase, which translates to MKVFNDLSRITRPFPGAVVTLGNFDGVHLGHREIFRRVVCRAREIDGTAAVFSFWPHPLRVLAPHRELRLINTYDEKIKLIAASCIDVFLCPPFTRELADLRPEDFVSRVLLNCIGARHIVVGYDYRFGQGRSGDADLLKKMGQRFGFGVEILAPIAQGQTVYSSTRVRRMVGAGDVRGVVALLGRHFTLEGRVVHGDHRGQSLGFPTANLATEKELLPAPGVYAVKALHEGKVYAAVANIGRKPTFGGDALSIEVHLLDFSGNLYGRSLRLYFFDRLREEKRFAGTDELCTAIRADIARARELLANQNIIAYRDYLGECEDRDAGREERDA; encoded by the coding sequence ATGAAAGTTTTCAACGATCTTTCCCGTATCACCAGGCCCTTTCCCGGCGCCGTGGTGACCCTTGGCAATTTTGATGGGGTTCATCTCGGCCACCGTGAGATTTTTCGGCGGGTCGTATGCCGTGCCCGCGAAATCGACGGCACCGCCGCTGTTTTTAGCTTTTGGCCGCACCCCCTGCGGGTTCTGGCGCCTCACCGCGAGTTGCGTCTGATCAACACCTACGACGAAAAAATCAAATTGATTGCCGCCTCGTGCATCGATGTTTTTCTCTGTCCGCCCTTTACCCGCGAGCTGGCCGATCTGAGGCCTGAGGACTTCGTCTCGCGGGTCCTTTTGAATTGCATCGGCGCGCGACATATTGTGGTTGGCTATGATTATCGTTTTGGTCAGGGGCGCAGCGGCGATGCCGATTTGCTCAAAAAAATGGGTCAACGGTTCGGCTTCGGTGTCGAGATTCTGGCACCCATTGCCCAGGGCCAGACCGTCTACAGTTCAACCCGTGTCCGGCGCATGGTCGGCGCCGGCGACGTGCGGGGTGTGGTTGCGCTGCTTGGCCGTCACTTCACGCTCGAGGGGCGGGTGGTACACGGCGACCATCGCGGGCAGAGCCTGGGGTTTCCCACCGCCAATCTCGCCACCGAAAAAGAACTTCTACCGGCTCCCGGGGTGTATGCGGTCAAGGCCCTCCATGAAGGCAAGGTTTACGCTGCCGTCGCCAATATTGGCCGCAAACCCACCTTTGGCGGCGATGCCCTCTCCATTGAAGTTCACCTCCTCGATTTTTCCGGCAATCTTTACGGCCGCTCACTGCGCCTGTATTTTTTCGATCGCCTGCGGGAAGAAAAGCGCTTTGCCGGCACAGATGAATTGTGCACCGCAATCCGAGCAGATATCGCCCGGGCCAGAGAACTCCTCGCCAATCAAAACATCATCGCCTACCGGGATTATCTGGGCGAATGCGAGGACAGGGACGCGGGACGCGAGGAACGGGACGCGTAA
- a CDS encoding pilus assembly PilX N-terminal domain-containing protein — protein sequence MMSDLNKEKCNRGPGVYERLTDQGGMALVLAVSMLLILTVLGAVVWTASNRQIDSASFQQANQQAFFATQRGLEYAVTRDILLNLTAGQSIDLTSGVHKANINAGSSKTSGGGEIFAGEIIDDGPGEMPLRLRARYGSDFGANYYFISISADGPRASREDVETQVVRLFKHDDDSLFRTTGGG from the coding sequence ATGATGAGTGATTTGAATAAAGAAAAATGCAACCGGGGCCCGGGGGTGTATGAGCGGCTGACAGACCAGGGCGGCATGGCCCTGGTATTGGCCGTCTCCATGCTGTTGATCCTGACGGTGCTTGGGGCGGTGGTCTGGACCGCCAGCAATCGACAGATCGATTCCGCAAGCTTCCAGCAGGCCAATCAGCAGGCCTTCTTCGCCACCCAGCGCGGCCTGGAATACGCCGTGACCCGCGACATCCTGCTGAATCTGACCGCGGGGCAATCCATTGATCTGACCAGCGGCGTACATAAAGCCAACATCAATGCCGGCAGCAGCAAGACCTCCGGGGGCGGAGAAATTTTTGCCGGGGAAATCATCGACGACGGTCCCGGTGAGATGCCCCTGCGGCTGCGGGCGCGCTACGGCTCGGATTTCGGCGCCAACTACTATTTCATTTCCATTTCGGCGGACGGTCCGCGCGCCAGCCGCGAAGATGTGGAAACCCAGGTCGTGCGCCTGTTCAAGCACGATGACGATTCGTTGTTCCGAACCACGGGAGGTGGGTGA
- the rnr gene encoding ribonuclease R — MSDALNVEGIIEFFEKNARHPLTPEEIARHLGVGRRDKKRLLAHLDELVERGILVQLKGRRYALPRKVNLVTGTISMHRDGYGFVSTGEPEGKDIFIPARFAREAMHGDQVLVRAERGIRSDKPEGRIVRVVQRAHQTLVGRFEQTRKFAYLVPSDPRLGQDIVIPRNARGKARSGQIVVARIDSFPSKNRNPEGTIIEVLGDPGDPEVEVLTIIHQHGLPHRFPGEVLAAAEEIPGEVLPEEFSGREDLRDLLTVTIDGETAKDFDDAVAVRDEGQGRIRLWVSIADVGHYVTEGGIIDREAYVRGTSVYFPGRCIPMLPEHLSNGICSLNPDVERLVMTAEMLFDAEGVRLESRFYPAVIRSRARLTYTQVRAMIELGDTEEISRQGEVYPALQVMKTLAERLQERRRLRGSLDFDLPEAEIVLDLQGNIEDIVRGERYFAHRLVEEFMLAANEAVAGFLSAREIPLLYRVHEPPSAEKLQQFQEFLSHFNLKLSLRQGQVAPRDLQQLLDQVAGRPEERMINQVMLRGMKQACYSPENVGHFGLAAHDYCHFTSPIRRYPDLVVHRILRGALGKKGLSEHEKQRLAQTLPEIGEQTSARERRAMEAERDIVALKKCQFMVQHQGESFAGIISGVQAFGLFVELKEFFLEGLLRVSSLGDDFYHFEEERHRLVGEHGRRVFQIGDEIQVRVEHVDVERRQIDFVLEGAPPAAAQGDVADDGDS; from the coding sequence ATGAGTGATGCTTTGAATGTCGAGGGTATTATTGAGTTTTTTGAGAAAAACGCGCGGCACCCCCTGACCCCTGAAGAAATCGCCCGCCATCTCGGCGTGGGTCGCCGCGACAAAAAACGTCTCCTCGCCCATCTTGACGAACTGGTGGAGCGCGGCATCCTGGTGCAACTCAAGGGACGGCGCTATGCCCTGCCGCGCAAGGTCAATCTGGTCACCGGCACCATCAGCATGCACCGCGACGGTTATGGCTTCGTCAGTACCGGCGAGCCCGAAGGCAAGGATATTTTCATCCCGGCCCGATTCGCGCGCGAGGCCATGCATGGCGATCAGGTCCTGGTGCGGGCCGAGCGCGGCATTCGCAGCGACAAGCCCGAAGGACGCATTGTGCGGGTGGTTCAGCGCGCCCACCAGACTCTGGTCGGCCGTTTCGAGCAGACCCGCAAGTTCGCCTACCTGGTACCTTCCGATCCGCGTCTGGGCCAGGATATCGTCATTCCCCGCAATGCGCGCGGCAAGGCGCGATCCGGGCAAATCGTGGTCGCACGCATCGATTCCTTTCCCAGCAAGAACCGCAATCCCGAGGGAACCATCATCGAGGTGCTCGGTGATCCCGGTGACCCCGAAGTAGAGGTGCTGACCATTATCCATCAGCATGGATTGCCGCATCGCTTTCCCGGCGAAGTGCTTGCCGCGGCCGAAGAAATTCCCGGCGAAGTTCTGCCGGAGGAATTCAGCGGTCGCGAAGATCTGCGCGATTTGCTGACTGTCACCATCGACGGGGAAACCGCCAAGGATTTTGACGACGCCGTTGCGGTACGCGACGAGGGCCAGGGACGCATTCGCCTGTGGGTGTCCATCGCCGATGTCGGGCATTATGTGACCGAGGGCGGCATCATTGACCGCGAAGCCTATGTGCGCGGCACCAGCGTGTATTTTCCCGGGCGCTGCATCCCCATGTTGCCTGAGCATCTGAGCAACGGCATCTGTTCCCTCAATCCTGACGTCGAGCGTCTGGTCATGACCGCGGAAATGCTCTTCGACGCCGAGGGCGTGCGCCTGGAGAGCCGATTTTATCCGGCGGTGATCCGCAGTCGCGCCCGTCTTACTTACACCCAGGTGCGCGCCATGATCGAACTGGGCGATACCGAGGAGATCAGTCGGCAGGGTGAGGTTTATCCCGCGCTTCAGGTGATGAAGACCCTGGCTGAACGGCTCCAGGAACGCCGCCGCCTGCGTGGCAGCCTGGATTTTGATTTGCCCGAGGCCGAGATCGTGCTGGATCTTCAGGGCAATATCGAGGATATCGTGCGCGGTGAGCGCTATTTTGCCCATCGCCTCGTCGAGGAATTCATGCTGGCGGCCAACGAAGCGGTGGCCGGGTTTCTCAGTGCGCGCGAAATCCCTCTTCTGTACCGCGTGCACGAACCGCCCTCCGCCGAAAAATTGCAGCAGTTCCAAGAGTTTTTGAGTCACTTCAATCTTAAGCTGTCGTTGCGCCAGGGGCAGGTGGCACCGCGCGATCTGCAGCAGTTGCTTGATCAGGTTGCCGGTCGCCCCGAGGAGCGCATGATCAATCAGGTCATGCTGCGCGGCATGAAACAGGCGTGCTATTCACCCGAAAACGTCGGACACTTCGGTCTGGCCGCGCACGACTATTGCCATTTCACTTCACCCATCCGCCGTTATCCCGATCTCGTGGTCCATCGCATCCTGCGCGGCGCCTTAGGCAAGAAAGGCTTGTCAGAGCATGAAAAACAACGCCTGGCGCAGACGCTTCCCGAAATAGGTGAACAGACCTCCGCGCGCGAGCGGCGTGCCATGGAGGCCGAGCGCGATATCGTCGCTTTGAAGAAGTGCCAGTTCATGGTGCAGCACCAGGGTGAAAGTTTTGCCGGGATCATCTCCGGTGTTCAGGCCTTTGGTCTTTTTGTCGAGCTGAAGGAGTTCTTTCTCGAAGGTCTGCTCCGGGTTTCCTCCCTGGGGGACGATTTTTATCATTTCGAGGAAGAGCGGCATCGCCTGGTCGGGGAGCACGGGCGCCGCGTTTTCCAGATCGGCGACGAAATACAGGTGCGCGTCGAACACGTCGATGTGGAGAGGCGCCAGATCGATTTCGTCCTTGAAGGCGCTCCCCCCGCAGCGGCGCAAGGAGATGTTGCCGACGACGGCGATTCATGA
- a CDS encoding pilus assembly protein, whose amino-acid sequence MKDRCAQLIFGFVLLLAVPPAGFAAPDEYLGDSAIYAGADEGGEVRPNVMFFINNSRNMVDQKAGTGAYDSETIYSGPYVPNGVYFRNNPSSPWNLRIQAASDGSLKVSCGGDDPHGARQLLLHNGFFKGGLNSDGNCSNKNNDQKDFYLGNLVNKLESTPVINEWQSNTTYPAGQIIHPPGNTQLLFRSLNAGASGGSSPEWPTEPAGATVEDGTMTWEMLSSIFDVTREVVLQVVESLRNQVNVGVMVFGNNNDGGWVKAPVARIGTEEIDGSAGEENYQNLRQQIINLAHVSSNTHEPIAGALYDASLYFRGQYDSNARVGQPRSPAYPSPIEHWCEVSHVVVLTTGASAPTSPTANALGDLNGDGIVGPEDGAYLLYNTDHRPNTQEIQRVNTNVIQFLTKSLDLERATDKDHGNGTYVLANSTEDLEAALRDILSGIVAEVDTSFVAPVVPASTTNRTISGNRVYLGLFKPQNENHWLGNLKKYQVGADNRLKDKYGNDATYSIEEAEIQGDVSAGDFLPSSISYWSNDADGGDVLKGGAGSLLSLNTSRNIYTYLPQVTNQPKDLTHSHNAFATTNTLVSADVLELTDPDERNLLIDYVHGRDAFDDSGNGITNEMREHVMGDILHSRPLVFSYEPFAMTETNESNCGVNKSYIFVGSNGGALHAFRDCDGSEAWAFLPDNVLGDLQYLRNNLHTPFVDAPISAYVHDRNNDGVIDPLAGDRVLLVFGQRRGGGSNTLAADAAKGAYYILDVSDPETPKFVSKFDRSQYTEMGQAWSQPRLTRIKHGEDIKVVAFLGGGYDQNEDLRYGNTQNFPGDTTATTNITLADLGSGLKTRPATFQESGPRVNPSGRGVFAIEVARLVKGQDGKYDANIEGSGNLLWHLSYHASTNPNMTYSFPSDVAVLDVNGNGFADRLYVGDTGGRMWRFDVGSNNPNHWSGRMIFRSNAGQDGTNGRKIFYRPSVVFDKGMPILYFGTGDREHPLNRHVVDRLYALYDRGQTYADYISENHLVDVTTNVLQESSDTSLIDSTLDALKSSTNYGWYIKLNENSGEKVLAASTVFNNVAYFSTYSPNTNVAPDPCKPGNLGTSRVYQVDARTGEAIINNDKSNDGDSANERAAHEDGYVLKRSDRVQVIGEGIPSGIVTLIDASGRVTMMISSSNRVNTVDALDARMISPVYWMQW is encoded by the coding sequence ATGAAGGATAGATGCGCGCAACTGATTTTTGGTTTTGTGCTTTTGCTTGCGGTGCCTCCTGCAGGTTTTGCCGCCCCCGATGAATATCTCGGCGATTCAGCCATCTACGCCGGCGCCGACGAAGGCGGCGAAGTGCGGCCCAACGTCATGTTTTTCATCAACAACAGCCGCAACATGGTCGATCAGAAAGCGGGCACCGGGGCCTATGATTCGGAGACGATTTATTCCGGTCCTTATGTGCCCAACGGCGTATATTTCCGCAACAATCCCAGCTCGCCCTGGAACCTCAGGATCCAGGCCGCCAGTGATGGCTCCCTCAAGGTGTCCTGTGGTGGCGACGATCCCCATGGCGCCCGTCAGCTTCTCCTGCACAACGGTTTTTTCAAGGGTGGTCTGAACAGCGATGGCAATTGCAGCAACAAAAACAACGATCAGAAAGATTTTTATCTGGGTAATCTGGTCAACAAGCTTGAATCCACACCGGTGATCAATGAATGGCAGAGCAACACCACCTACCCGGCCGGGCAAATCATTCATCCGCCGGGCAATACGCAATTGCTCTTTCGCAGTCTCAATGCCGGTGCCTCCGGCGGCAGTTCACCTGAGTGGCCGACCGAGCCTGCCGGGGCGACGGTGGAAGATGGAACGATGACCTGGGAAATGCTTTCAAGTATTTTCGACGTGACCAGAGAGGTGGTGCTGCAGGTTGTCGAGTCCCTGCGCAATCAGGTCAACGTCGGCGTCATGGTCTTTGGCAACAACAACGACGGCGGCTGGGTGAAGGCGCCGGTGGCGCGCATCGGCACAGAGGAAATTGATGGCAGCGCCGGGGAGGAAAACTACCAGAATCTGCGCCAGCAAATCATCAACCTGGCACACGTTTCGAGCAATACCCATGAGCCTATTGCCGGTGCCCTCTATGATGCCAGCCTATATTTCCGTGGCCAATATGACAGCAACGCCCGCGTCGGCCAACCGCGCAGCCCGGCCTATCCCTCGCCCATCGAACATTGGTGCGAAGTCAGCCACGTGGTGGTGTTGACCACGGGAGCGAGCGCACCGACCTCGCCCACGGCCAATGCGCTGGGCGATCTCAATGGTGACGGGATCGTCGGCCCCGAGGATGGCGCCTATCTTTTGTACAACACCGACCACCGCCCCAATACCCAGGAAATCCAGCGGGTGAACACCAATGTCATCCAGTTTCTGACCAAATCCCTCGACCTTGAGCGCGCAACCGACAAGGACCACGGCAACGGCACCTATGTACTGGCCAACTCAACGGAAGACCTGGAGGCCGCCCTGCGTGATATCCTCAGCGGTATTGTCGCCGAGGTCGACACCTCTTTTGTCGCCCCAGTGGTGCCGGCCAGTACCACCAACCGCACCATCAGCGGCAATCGCGTGTATCTCGGCCTGTTCAAACCGCAGAACGAGAATCACTGGCTGGGCAATCTGAAGAAATATCAGGTGGGCGCCGACAACCGACTTAAGGACAAGTACGGTAACGATGCCACCTACTCGATTGAAGAAGCGGAAATTCAAGGCGATGTCAGCGCCGGCGATTTTCTGCCATCCTCCATCTCCTACTGGAGCAATGACGCCGACGGCGGCGATGTGCTCAAGGGCGGTGCCGGCTCTTTGCTTTCACTCAATACCTCGCGCAACATTTACACCTATCTGCCCCAGGTGACCAATCAGCCCAAGGATCTGACCCATTCGCACAACGCCTTTGCGACCACCAACACCCTGGTCAGCGCCGATGTCCTCGAATTGACGGATCCCGACGAGCGCAATCTGCTCATCGACTATGTCCATGGCCGCGACGCCTTCGATGACAGCGGCAACGGCATCACCAACGAGATGCGCGAACACGTCATGGGCGATATTCTGCACTCGCGGCCCCTGGTGTTCAGCTATGAGCCCTTTGCAATGACCGAGACCAACGAAAGCAACTGCGGCGTTAACAAGTCCTATATTTTTGTCGGCTCCAACGGCGGTGCCCTGCACGCCTTCAGGGATTGCGACGGCAGCGAGGCCTGGGCATTTCTTCCCGACAATGTGCTGGGTGATTTGCAGTATCTGCGCAACAACCTGCATACGCCCTTTGTCGATGCGCCCATTTCCGCTTATGTGCATGATCGCAACAACGACGGCGTCATCGATCCCCTGGCCGGCGACCGGGTCCTGCTGGTCTTCGGCCAGCGGCGCGGCGGAGGCAGCAACACCCTGGCGGCTGATGCCGCCAAGGGTGCTTATTACATTCTCGATGTGAGCGATCCGGAAACGCCGAAATTCGTCAGCAAGTTCGATCGCAGTCAATATACCGAGATGGGCCAGGCCTGGAGCCAGCCGCGTCTGACCCGCATCAAGCACGGCGAGGACATCAAGGTCGTGGCTTTTCTGGGCGGGGGCTACGATCAGAACGAGGACCTGCGTTACGGCAACACACAGAATTTCCCCGGCGACACCACGGCCACGACCAACATCACTCTGGCCGATCTCGGCAGCGGCCTTAAAACCAGGCCAGCCACCTTCCAAGAGTCGGGGCCGCGGGTCAATCCGAGCGGGCGGGGCGTCTTCGCCATCGAAGTCGCGCGTCTGGTCAAGGGCCAGGACGGCAAGTATGACGCCAACATCGAAGGCAGCGGCAATCTGCTCTGGCATCTTTCCTACCATGCCTCGACCAATCCCAATATGACCTATTCCTTCCCTTCGGATGTGGCCGTGCTCGATGTTAACGGCAATGGGTTCGCCGATCGGCTCTATGTCGGCGACACGGGCGGGCGTATGTGGCGCTTCGATGTCGGCAGCAACAATCCCAATCACTGGTCGGGGCGCATGATCTTTCGCTCCAACGCGGGTCAGGACGGCACCAACGGCCGTAAGATCTTCTACCGTCCCTCGGTGGTTTTCGATAAGGGCATGCCGATTTTATATTTCGGCACCGGCGATCGGGAGCATCCCCTCAACCGCCATGTGGTGGATCGTCTGTATGCCCTTTATGACCGCGGACAGACCTACGCCGACTACATCAGCGAGAATCACCTGGTCGATGTCACCACCAACGTACTGCAGGAAAGCAGTGATACCAGCCTGATCGACAGCACCCTCGATGCGCTCAAGTCCTCGACCAACTACGGTTGGTACATCAAACTCAACGAAAATTCCGGCGAAAAAGTTCTGGCGGCCTCCACGGTCTTCAACAACGTCGCCTACTTCAGTACTTATTCGCCCAACACGAATGTCGCGCCGGATCCCTGCAAGCCCGGAAATCTCGGTACTTCCCGGGTCTATCAGGTGGACGCCAGAACCGGCGAGGCGATCATCAACAACGACAAGAGCAATGACGGGGACAGCGCCAACGAGCGCGCCGCCCATGAAGACGGCTATGTCCTGAAACGCTCCGACCGGGTGCAGGTCATCGGCGAGGGTATCCCTTCGGGCATCGTGACTCTCATCGATGCCAGCGGCCGCGTGACCATGATGATCAGTTCGAGTAACCGCGTGAACACGGTGGACGCTCTCGATGCACGGATGATCAGCCCGGTGTACTGGATGCAATGGTAG
- a CDS encoding DUF1015 domain-containing protein, whose protein sequence is MAKIVAFRGLRYNLKKITDPNLVVAPPYDVISPVDQEELYRRDPHNVVRLILGRNNADDTETDNRYTRAARDFRQWLDDETLVRDTEPSIYLYDQEYPLEEGDVVVRQGFMALTRIEDFSSGVVKPHEKTLAGLKTDRLKLIRACGANFSPVFTLYGDSCCVLEALNRKERERVPDVAVTDADGVRHRLWQVTDPSLIAKAQSLIENKPLFIADGHHRYETAINYRNEMREKHPDYTGKELFNYVLMYFSNMDDKGMLIFPTHRLLRGLERFNPAEFLNRLKEYFEIESSDVDPKSSAGRQTVRKKLREKGRQGHVLAFFSGGGTLHYLRLKDDALMDRFFDDKSPKALRTLDVSILHRLIFEDLLHLGAEAQEQQTHLDYVKNFDDPFDAVLSGRFQAAFIMNPPRMSEVRDVANAGEKMPQNSTYFYPKLLTGLVINPIVEGESVDDFPI, encoded by the coding sequence ATGGCCAAGATCGTTGCCTTTCGCGGGCTGCGCTACAACCTGAAGAAAATCACCGACCCCAATCTGGTCGTGGCTCCGCCCTACGATGTCATCTCGCCCGTAGACCAGGAAGAACTCTACCGCCGTGATCCCCACAACGTGGTGCGCCTGATTCTCGGACGCAACAATGCCGACGATACCGAAACCGACAACCGTTATACCCGCGCGGCGCGCGATTTTCGTCAGTGGCTCGATGATGAAACCCTGGTGCGCGATACCGAGCCTTCCATTTACCTCTACGATCAGGAATACCCCCTCGAAGAAGGTGATGTCGTCGTTCGTCAGGGCTTCATGGCGCTGACCCGCATCGAAGACTTTTCCTCCGGGGTGGTCAAACCCCACGAAAAAACTCTGGCAGGCCTCAAGACCGACCGTCTCAAACTCATCCGCGCCTGCGGTGCCAACTTCAGTCCGGTTTTCACCCTGTACGGTGACAGTTGCTGCGTTCTCGAGGCTCTCAATCGCAAGGAACGCGAGCGTGTACCCGATGTGGCCGTGACCGACGCCGATGGGGTCAGGCATCGCCTGTGGCAGGTTACGGATCCCAGTCTCATCGCCAAGGCCCAAAGTCTCATCGAGAACAAACCCTTGTTTATCGCCGACGGGCACCACCGCTACGAAACCGCCATCAACTATCGCAACGAAATGCGCGAAAAACACCCCGACTACACCGGCAAGGAGTTGTTCAACTATGTTCTCATGTACTTCTCCAACATGGATGACAAGGGAATGCTCATCTTTCCCACTCATCGCCTTCTCAGGGGGTTGGAGCGCTTCAATCCTGCCGAATTTCTCAATCGCCTGAAAGAGTATTTCGAGATTGAAAGCAGCGACGTTGATCCGAAAAGTTCGGCCGGTCGCCAGACGGTGCGGAAAAAACTCAGGGAAAAAGGGCGACAGGGGCACGTGCTGGCTTTTTTCAGCGGCGGTGGAACCCTGCATTACCTGCGGTTGAAGGACGATGCTCTCATGGATCGCTTTTTCGACGACAAAAGCCCCAAGGCGCTTCGCACCCTCGATGTTTCCATCCTCCACCGACTGATTTTTGAGGATCTTCTGCACCTCGGTGCCGAGGCCCAGGAGCAGCAGACCCACCTCGATTATGTGAAAAATTTCGACGATCCGTTCGACGCGGTTCTGTCGGGGCGGTTTCAGGCGGCCTTCATTATGAATCCGCCGCGCATGTCCGAGGTGCGCGACGTGGCCAATGCCGGCGAGAAGATGCCGCAGAATTCGACCTATTTTTATCCAAAACTGCTCACCGGGTTGGTGATCAATCCCATCGTCGAAGGCGAGTCCGTCGACGATTTTCCGATCTGA
- a CDS encoding ParM/StbA family protein, with product MEILGVDIGFGFTKATNGRDTLIFKSVLGEATELQFQEQILQNTQGGEEHLRIEVDGKSYFVGELAERQSSNRFFTLDPAQLVGRFARTLALTAAGRLIGSYLPINLVTGLPIGYYRQHKDALTRALAGEHKIVVQEVGGKKVEKTLNVNKVRIIPQPFGSLFNTMLNDSGELSDKRLVREKIGIVDVGFRTSDYTISDRMRYSERGSRTTDSGIAKAFTAIANALREQSGINVELYRLYDAVENGTIKIRGKEIDLRDTVEQAFNQLATAVAAEVERLWADDWDVDTIVVTGGGGAVLAPYLLPLIQGNVLPLASDRDARLNNVMGYWKFGRHLWAKGEINA from the coding sequence GTGGAAATACTTGGCGTTGACATCGGTTTCGGCTTCACCAAAGCAACTAACGGGCGCGATACCCTGATCTTCAAATCGGTGCTCGGCGAAGCCACGGAACTGCAGTTTCAGGAGCAGATTCTGCAAAATACCCAAGGTGGCGAGGAGCATCTGCGCATCGAAGTCGACGGCAAAAGCTATTTCGTCGGCGAACTGGCCGAACGCCAGAGCAGCAATCGCTTTTTCACCCTCGATCCCGCGCAGTTGGTCGGGCGCTTTGCCCGCACCCTGGCTCTGACCGCCGCCGGGCGCCTTATCGGCAGTTATCTGCCCATCAACCTGGTTACCGGACTGCCCATCGGCTACTACCGGCAGCACAAAGACGCGTTGACCCGCGCCCTGGCCGGCGAACACAAGATCGTCGTGCAGGAAGTGGGTGGGAAAAAAGTTGAAAAAACTCTCAACGTCAATAAGGTGCGCATCATCCCTCAGCCTTTCGGGTCGCTGTTCAACACCATGCTCAATGACAGCGGCGAGTTGAGCGATAAGCGTCTGGTGCGCGAAAAGATCGGCATCGTCGACGTGGGATTCCGCACCTCGGATTACACGATTTCCGATCGCATGCGTTATTCCGAGCGCGGCAGCCGGACCACTGATTCGGGCATCGCCAAGGCCTTTACCGCCATCGCCAACGCATTGCGCGAGCAGAGCGGCATCAATGTCGAACTTTATCGCCTCTATGATGCCGTTGAGAATGGAACCATCAAGATTCGCGGCAAGGAAATCGATCTGCGCGATACGGTCGAGCAGGCGTTCAACCAGCTGGCCACCGCCGTGGCCGCCGAAGTCGAGCGTCTGTGGGCCGACGATTGGGACGTCGATACCATTGTCGTTACCGGCGGCGGGGGTGCTGTGCTGGCACCCTATCTGCTGCCTCTGATTCAGGGTAACGTATTGCCCTTAGCGTCGGATCGCGACGCCCGGCTCAACAATGTCATGGGCTACTGGAAATTCGGTCGGCACCTGTGGGCCAAAGGCGAGATCAACGCTTGA